One stretch of Oncorhynchus keta strain PuntledgeMale-10-30-2019 chromosome 18, Oket_V2, whole genome shotgun sequence DNA includes these proteins:
- the lpar5b gene encoding lysophosphatidic acid receptor 5b — MNNTNDTLEDSTPELSCVSAVYTVSAAVYGCVMVLGLPLNAVSLWILLRRHGLKSSSAVFMSHLALSDLLLVLSLPTRVFFYTTGNWPLGIQACTATTMLFRNNIRSSAVFITFIGLDRLLAVVYPLRTRHIRTTTNAWRACVFIWVLIVAVNIPEALYFISQMKSCNATDKCFEFTQECALNVQIAGYVQFGLVFAMLGVNVVSTTMVSWTLHRHLSDAAMVNNKMNVMLIFTINLLMFIVFFLPSSIMLMLKIKQAIMPMFCLASINCCLDPLLYYFSLDAFWKTKERSDIEVSLARSHESRLGRTQ, encoded by the coding sequence ATGAACAACACCAACGATACCTTAGAGGACAGCACTCCGGAGCTGAGTTGTGTGAGTGCAGTGTATACAGTCTCTGCCGCGGTGTACGGCTGTGTGATGGTGCTGGGCCTGCCGCTCAACGCTGTGTCACTGTGGATTCTGCTACGCCGCCACGGCCTTAAATCCTCCAGCGCGGTCTTCATGAGCCACCTGGCTCTGTCAGACCTGCTGCTGGTGCTCTCCCTGCCCACCCGGGTCTTCTTCTACACCACAGGCAACTGGCCCCTGGGCATCCAGGCCTGCACGGCCACCACCATGCTGTTCCGCAACAACATCCGCTCCAGCGCCGTCTTCATCACATTCATTGGCCTGGACAGGCTGCTGGCTGTGGTCTACCCTCTAAGAACCCGCCACATCCGCACCACCACCAATGCCTGGAGGGCCTGTGTCTTCATCTGGGTCCTGATTGTGGCAGTCAACATCCCAGAGGCCCTCTACTTCATCAGTCAGATGAAGAGCTGTAATGCCACTGACAAATGCTTTGAGTTTACTCAAGAATGTGCCTTGAATGTGCAGATAGCTGGTTACGTGCAGTTTGGGCTGGTGTTCGCCATGCTGGGGGTCAATGTGGTCTCCACCACCATGGTGTCCTGGACGCTACACAGGCACCTCAGCGATGCTGCCATGGTCAACAATAAGATGAATGTCATGCTGATCTTCACCATCAACCTTCTGATGTTTATTGTCTTCTTCCTGCCCTCCTCCATCATGCTGATGCTAAAAATCAAGCAGGCTATCATGCCCATGTTCTGTCTGGCCAGCATCAACTGTTGTCTAGATCCACTGTTGTACTACTTCTCTTTAGATGCTTTCTGGAAGACGAAAGAGCGTTCTGACATAGAGGTTTCACTGGCCAGATCACATGAAAGTAGATTAGGGAGGACACAGTGA